From Gimesia panareensis, the proteins below share one genomic window:
- a CDS encoding sulfatase-like hydrolase/transferase: MMRVPVASGILVLLVLLCSSNDGTAAEQARPNILILLGDDIDRDSLGPWGGQAQTPNLDQLARDGMRLDRVYCNVAMCAPFRQELYSGRCVWRTRAMPNHSKSVPGTRSLPHYLKPLGYRVGLLGKRHIGPKECYPFDNVGSLSKQENANPKAVKLAREYMTTARDAGEPFCLVVASHDAHGPYTTGDPDRYDAQRFSLNADTIDTRVYRRELAQHFAEITNLDDLLGQLRTVLSEEQLAKNTLVLFCSEQGNAFPFSKWTCFDDGLATGVVVSYPGVIPEGKSNSQLMWLADFAPTLLEAVGGQPKAEDFDGRSQWVNLTGGNQRVHQYAYGAFTNCNIIDNRERIFPIRSIRDERYTLIWSPRHDQEITSNTTLTQALNRLENGKTKGRPDTAGSWVLKAQKTKQQADDRLVKRLHHRPEWALYDRQTDPEELENLIDKPELAPEVKRLKGALRDWLKRWDDADPVATERGFVKQK; the protein is encoded by the coding sequence ATGATGCGCGTTCCTGTAGCGAGTGGGATTCTGGTACTGCTTGTGCTTCTCTGTTCTTCGAATGATGGAACTGCCGCTGAACAGGCTCGTCCCAATATTCTGATCCTGCTGGGTGACGATATCGACCGTGACTCACTGGGACCGTGGGGCGGACAGGCACAGACACCCAACCTGGATCAACTGGCCCGTGACGGTATGCGGCTGGATCGCGTGTACTGCAACGTGGCGATGTGTGCCCCGTTCCGACAGGAACTCTATAGCGGTCGTTGTGTCTGGCGGACACGTGCGATGCCCAATCATTCGAAATCGGTGCCGGGCACACGGAGTCTGCCGCATTATCTGAAACCGCTTGGATATCGAGTGGGGCTGCTGGGAAAACGACATATTGGACCGAAAGAGTGTTATCCTTTCGACAATGTCGGCAGCCTGTCCAAGCAGGAGAATGCAAACCCCAAAGCAGTGAAGTTGGCGCGCGAGTACATGACGACGGCCCGCGATGCAGGGGAGCCGTTCTGCCTGGTCGTCGCCTCGCATGACGCGCATGGACCGTACACAACGGGCGATCCCGACCGTTATGATGCACAGCGGTTTTCGCTCAACGCCGATACGATCGATACGCGCGTGTATCGCAGGGAGCTGGCGCAGCATTTCGCAGAAATCACGAACCTGGATGATCTGCTGGGCCAACTGAGAACAGTACTGTCTGAGGAACAGCTGGCGAAAAACACGCTGGTCCTGTTCTGCTCTGAACAGGGAAACGCATTCCCCTTTTCCAAGTGGACCTGCTTTGATGACGGACTGGCGACCGGAGTGGTTGTCTCGTATCCCGGTGTCATCCCGGAAGGGAAGAGTAACAGTCAACTGATGTGGCTGGCAGACTTCGCCCCGACTCTGCTCGAAGCAGTGGGTGGTCAGCCGAAAGCGGAAGACTTCGATGGACGCAGTCAGTGGGTGAACCTGACCGGCGGCAATCAGCGTGTGCACCAGTACGCTTACGGTGCGTTTACGAACTGCAATATTATTGACAACCGGGAACGGATCTTTCCGATCCGCTCGATCCGGGACGAGCGTTATACGCTGATCTGGTCGCCGCGACACGATCAGGAGATCACATCGAATACGACGCTGACTCAGGCGTTGAACCGGTTGGAAAATGGTAAAACGAAAGGACGGCCAGATACCGCCGGCTCGTGGGTGCTGAAGGCACAGAAAACGAAACAACAGGCGGACGACCGGCTGGTAAAGCGGCTGCATCATCGTCCCGAGTGGGCGTTATATGACCGCCAGACCGATCCGGAAGAGCTGGAGAACCTGATCGACAAACCGGAGCTGGCCCCCGAAGTGAAGCGGCTGAAGGGCGCATTGCGTGACTGGCTGAAACGCTGGGATGATGCCGACCCGGTGGCGACGGAACGCGGTTTTGTCAAGCAGAAGTAA
- the katG gene encoding catalase/peroxidase HPI — protein MTNYFARSMQKGTVLVLCVATSAFAQNHPPHAKQNQSEAHKQHPHVALLKGDKQDAAAKCPVIGHGAGQRHTAAGNMSIGDWWPNQLNLDILHQNSAKSNPLGQEFNYAEEFQKLDLKAVKKDIKQLMTTSQDWWPADYGHYGPLFIRMAWHSAGTYRVTDGRGGASDGTQRFAPLNSWPDNANLDKARRLLWPIKQKYGQKISWADLMVLAGNCALESMGFKTYGFAGGRADVWEPQKDVYWGPESEWLGRKRYENEDKLENPLAATQMGLIYVNPEGPAGKPDPLAAAHAIRDTFGRMAMNDEETVALIAGGHTFGKAHGAASPKGNVGPEPEGATLAEQGLGWKNKYGKGNADDTITSGLEGAWTSTPTQWSNGYFDNLFGYEWKLVKSPAGAWQWTPKEESAQGTVPDAHDPSKTHAPMMFTTDLALKMDPAYGKISKRFHENPDQFAAAFAKAWYKLTHRDMGPVSRCLGPEVPQAQLWQDPVPAVDHKLVDAQDIAELKQKILASDLSVSQLVSTAWGSASTFRGSDYRGGANGARIRLAPQKDWKVNQPAELEKVLQMLTTIQQEFNGAQTTGKKVSLADLIVLGGSAAVEQAAKAAGHDVKVPFTPGRTDATQEMTDVASFAVLEPKADGFRNYYSHGLNTPAEELLVDRANLLTLTAPEMTALVGGMRVLDTNVGVPGLGVFTKQPGTLSNDFFVNLLDMGTKWQKSPMCDHFYEGRDRKSGQVKWTASSVDLVFGSNSQLRAIAEVYASEDGEQKFVADFVSAWNKVMNLDRFDLDPALNKAASAASLSQR, from the coding sequence ATGACTAATTACTTTGCTCGCTCAATGCAGAAAGGCACGGTGCTGGTGTTATGCGTCGCCACCTCTGCGTTCGCACAGAATCACCCGCCCCACGCGAAACAGAATCAATCAGAGGCTCACAAACAGCATCCCCACGTCGCCCTGCTGAAAGGCGATAAACAGGACGCAGCCGCCAAGTGCCCGGTCATCGGCCATGGTGCAGGGCAAAGGCATACCGCAGCCGGCAACATGTCGATTGGCGACTGGTGGCCCAACCAGTTGAACCTCGATATCCTGCATCAGAATTCCGCCAAAAGTAATCCGCTGGGTCAGGAGTTCAATTACGCCGAAGAGTTTCAGAAACTGGATCTGAAAGCAGTTAAAAAAGACATCAAACAGTTGATGACCACCTCCCAGGACTGGTGGCCCGCCGACTACGGACACTACGGTCCGCTCTTCATCCGTATGGCCTGGCACAGTGCCGGTACCTATCGTGTCACCGATGGACGCGGCGGTGCATCTGATGGCACCCAGCGTTTTGCCCCGCTCAACAGCTGGCCCGATAACGCCAACCTCGACAAAGCCCGTCGTCTGCTCTGGCCGATCAAACAGAAGTATGGTCAGAAAATATCCTGGGCCGACCTGATGGTACTGGCTGGAAACTGCGCCCTGGAATCGATGGGCTTCAAAACCTATGGCTTCGCCGGCGGTCGGGCAGACGTCTGGGAACCGCAGAAAGATGTGTACTGGGGACCGGAAAGCGAATGGCTCGGACGCAAACGCTATGAGAATGAGGACAAACTCGAAAACCCGCTTGCCGCAACTCAGATGGGATTGATCTACGTCAATCCGGAAGGCCCCGCGGGCAAACCCGATCCGCTGGCAGCCGCCCACGCCATCCGTGACACATTCGGTCGTATGGCGATGAACGATGAAGAAACCGTGGCCCTGATCGCCGGCGGACATACCTTCGGGAAAGCTCACGGTGCCGCCAGCCCCAAAGGGAACGTCGGTCCCGAACCGGAAGGAGCCACTCTCGCCGAACAGGGACTCGGCTGGAAGAATAAATATGGCAAAGGAAACGCCGATGATACGATCACCAGCGGCCTGGAAGGCGCCTGGACTTCAACCCCCACCCAGTGGTCGAACGGTTACTTCGATAACCTGTTCGGTTACGAATGGAAACTGGTAAAAAGCCCCGCCGGTGCCTGGCAGTGGACTCCCAAAGAAGAATCTGCTCAGGGAACCGTTCCGGATGCCCACGATCCGTCGAAGACACATGCTCCCATGATGTTTACCACCGACCTGGCTTTGAAAATGGATCCGGCGTACGGAAAGATCTCCAAACGTTTCCACGAAAACCCGGATCAGTTCGCTGCCGCTTTCGCAAAAGCCTGGTACAAATTGACGCACCGCGACATGGGACCCGTCTCACGTTGTCTCGGTCCCGAGGTACCCCAGGCACAGCTCTGGCAGGACCCGGTTCCCGCCGTCGATCACAAACTGGTCGACGCGCAAGATATCGCAGAACTCAAGCAGAAAATCCTGGCTTCCGATCTGTCTGTCTCGCAGCTGGTCTCGACCGCCTGGGGTTCCGCTTCGACGTTCCGCGGTAGTGACTATCGAGGCGGGGCCAACGGAGCACGCATCCGTCTGGCACCCCAGAAAGACTGGAAGGTCAACCAGCCTGCTGAACTGGAAAAGGTTCTGCAGATGCTGACGACGATCCAGCAGGAGTTCAACGGTGCTCAGACGACTGGTAAGAAGGTCTCCCTGGCGGACCTGATCGTCCTTGGTGGCTCAGCCGCTGTGGAACAAGCGGCGAAAGCAGCCGGTCATGACGTCAAGGTTCCCTTCACCCCCGGTCGTACAGACGCCACCCAGGAGATGACCGACGTAGCATCTTTTGCGGTCCTTGAGCCCAAAGCGGACGGCTTCCGGAATTACTATTCCCACGGACTCAATACGCCGGCTGAGGAACTGCTGGTCGACCGGGCCAACCTGCTCACACTCACCGCACCGGAAATGACCGCCCTCGTGGGGGGCATGCGGGTGCTGGATACGAATGTGGGCGTTCCGGGACTGGGTGTGTTCACCAAACAGCCGGGAACCCTCTCGAACGACTTCTTCGTCAATCTGCTCGACATGGGGACTAAATGGCAGAAGTCGCCCATGTGCGATCACTTCTACGAAGGTCGGGATCGTAAGTCAGGACAGGTCAAATGGACGGCCAGCTCCGTCGATCTGGTGTTCGGTTCCAACTCGCAGTTACGGGCGATTGCCGAAGTCTATGCCAGCGAAGATGGTGAGCAGAAGTTTGTAGCAGACTTTGTCTCTGCCTGGAACAAAGTCATGAACCTCGACCGGTTCGACCTGGATCCGGCTCTGAACAAGGCGGCTTCCGCAGCCAGCCTCAGTCAGCGCTAG
- a CDS encoding ABC transporter permease: MTMRTIIWKELKERPTALIASLLAIILSVTALVAIRNVTIFSEKEVAGKLDKLGANVLILPQDVTLQDYYAADMHKETIPEEHVAELALAGLTGVEAITPKLCVPTEVAGRNVILTGILPQSEIQKMNAWSGGGMLFKKHEGCKAKINVADENQDAPEALAERRALQHLKKSEVILGSDFAAANNLKAGDSLDLLGENFDVLTVLPATGTVDDSRVFAHLHTVQRLSKAGPVVNIIEVMGCCEDVANGLVGDLQKLLPGTKVVTIANVVETQVSINRMMTNLSYLFLGILIAVGGASMASASFANVIERRREIGTLMALGATPRFITRLFLTKAVLLGLAGGICGYLLGSVIAVFLGPAFADVTVFPVPRLALIASAVAVLVTLAASYFPARQASRLDPCLCFKEV; encoded by the coding sequence ATGACAATGAGAACCATCATCTGGAAAGAACTGAAGGAGCGTCCCACGGCGCTGATTGCCAGCCTGCTGGCGATCATTCTGAGTGTGACGGCACTGGTGGCGATCCGGAATGTCACCATCTTCTCGGAAAAGGAAGTGGCCGGAAAGCTCGACAAGCTGGGGGCCAACGTGCTGATTCTGCCGCAGGATGTCACGCTGCAGGATTATTATGCGGCGGACATGCACAAGGAAACGATCCCCGAAGAACATGTGGCTGAACTGGCACTGGCGGGATTGACGGGAGTGGAAGCGATTACGCCCAAGCTGTGTGTGCCCACGGAAGTTGCCGGCCGGAACGTGATTCTGACGGGGATTCTGCCTCAATCAGAAATTCAGAAAATGAATGCCTGGTCGGGAGGCGGTATGCTCTTCAAGAAGCATGAAGGGTGCAAAGCCAAAATCAACGTCGCCGATGAAAACCAGGACGCCCCTGAAGCACTGGCCGAGCGACGGGCGCTGCAGCATCTGAAGAAATCAGAAGTGATTCTGGGCTCTGACTTCGCTGCGGCAAACAACCTCAAAGCCGGTGACTCACTGGATCTGCTGGGGGAAAATTTTGACGTGCTGACCGTGCTCCCTGCCACGGGGACGGTCGATGACAGCCGGGTGTTTGCGCACCTGCATACCGTCCAGCGGCTGTCTAAAGCGGGTCCGGTCGTGAATATCATCGAAGTGATGGGTTGCTGTGAAGATGTGGCTAACGGCCTGGTCGGAGATCTGCAGAAACTGCTGCCTGGCACGAAGGTGGTCACGATCGCCAACGTGGTCGAGACCCAGGTTTCGATCAACCGGATGATGACAAACCTGTCGTACCTGTTCCTGGGGATTCTGATTGCTGTCGGCGGCGCGAGTATGGCCAGTGCGAGTTTCGCAAATGTCATCGAACGCCGTCGCGAAATTGGAACTTTGATGGCACTGGGAGCGACTCCGCGATTCATCACGCGGCTGTTCCTGACTAAAGCGGTGCTGCTCGGACTGGCCGGAGGCATCTGCGGGTATCTTCTGGGAAGCGTGATCGCGGTCTTCCTGGGACCTGCGTTTGCGGATGTCACGGTCTTCCCCGTGCCCCGACTGGCGCTGATTGCGTCTGCGGTCGCGGTACTGGTGACCCTGGCAGCCAGTTATTTTCCGGCACGTCAGGCCTCCCGCCTCGATCCATGTCTCTGTTTCAAGGAGGTCTAA
- a CDS encoding ABC transporter ATP-binding protein, giving the protein MLTLENVRKVYRKKQDEVVALDTTSFEIPRGDFVSIIGPSGSGKTTLLSILGAMSAPSEGRILLDEESIYDLPVEQRAEVRQNKIGFVFQTFNLIPYLTAIENVQVPMMLSQKYKAERQQRAEELLGRVGLQDRLHHKPSELSIGQQQRVALARMLANDPSIILADEPTGNLDPETRDQVLSFLRQFNEDGRTIIMVTHDLSAAECARRTLRLSEGRIQSDPKQDLLKTA; this is encoded by the coding sequence ATGTTAACGTTAGAAAATGTCAGAAAAGTATACCGCAAAAAACAGGACGAAGTCGTGGCACTGGATACGACCAGCTTCGAGATTCCGCGGGGTGATTTCGTATCGATTATCGGTCCCAGCGGGAGTGGTAAAACGACGCTGCTCTCGATTCTGGGTGCGATGTCCGCTCCGTCCGAAGGTCGGATCCTGCTCGATGAAGAATCGATCTACGATCTGCCCGTCGAACAGCGGGCGGAAGTCAGGCAGAATAAGATCGGGTTTGTGTTTCAGACCTTCAACCTGATTCCGTATCTGACGGCGATCGAGAATGTGCAGGTCCCCATGATGCTGTCGCAGAAATACAAAGCGGAGCGACAGCAGCGGGCGGAGGAACTGCTGGGCAGGGTCGGTCTGCAGGATCGACTGCATCACAAACCGAGTGAGCTGAGTATCGGCCAGCAGCAGCGCGTGGCGCTGGCACGAATGCTGGCCAACGATCCTTCGATCATCCTGGCCGATGAACCGACGGGGAACCTGGATCCCGAAACCCGGGATCAGGTCCTGTCGTTTTTGAGACAGTTCAACGAGGACGGTCGGACGATCATCATGGTGACGCACGACCTGTCTGCAGCGGAATGTGCCCGCAGAACGTTACGCCTTTCCGAGGGCCGCATTCAATCAGATCCGAAACAGGATCTGTTGAAGACGGCTTAA
- a CDS encoding DUF2752 domain-containing protein, translating into MTELEETALPPARESSENDLIETEQSQATQTLELSDEERLQARIHFFRKRQWFMLTLSLFVILAAFSLRTLNTGRVQITWLPQLPIPELCGSRLWFDTSCPGCGLTRSFIALAEGDVSTSLQMNRIGWILALALLAQIPYRIYMLNQPPRDVIDLAWPRWFGRFLIALLIGNWLLLVISQQAS; encoded by the coding sequence ATGACAGAACTGGAAGAGACGGCCCTGCCTCCAGCGCGGGAATCGTCAGAAAATGATCTCATCGAAACAGAACAGAGCCAGGCGACACAGACTCTGGAACTCAGTGATGAGGAACGTCTGCAGGCGCGGATCCACTTCTTTCGCAAACGTCAATGGTTCATGTTGACACTCTCCCTGTTTGTCATCCTGGCTGCTTTCAGCCTGCGGACACTCAACACCGGCAGGGTACAGATTACCTGGTTGCCGCAACTCCCGATTCCCGAACTCTGCGGTTCCCGACTCTGGTTCGATACCAGTTGTCCCGGCTGCGGTCTGACCAGGAGTTTCATTGCACTGGCCGAGGGTGATGTTTCCACATCACTCCAGATGAATCGCATTGGCTGGATTCTGGCACTGGCACTGCTGGCCCAGATCCCCTATCGGATCTATATGCTGAATCAGCCGCCGCGGGACGTGATCGATCTCGCCTGGCCCCGCTGGTTCGGTAGATTCCTGATTGCACTGTTGATCGGCAACTGGCTTTTGCTGGTCATTTCACAGCAGGCCAGCTAG
- a CDS encoding ubiquitin-conjugating enzyme E2, translated as MSNVRLRRLAADYEKLKEYVRLHPRVSLLQVVGDPPEKFQLQYVIKSVRMQNQEIVPIQNHTVEISLPRNYPRTPPQCRMLTPVFHPNIAPHAICVGDHWSAGESLQSIIMRIGEILAYQSYNLKSPLNGEAARWAEENCDQFPLDRVSLLPEEEAPARPAPQTRPAPRTRQASQTKAAPQTKTAPQANPASEGYKILVCPNCEARYRLPETFDKKKVRCKKCEEIIDLSGV; from the coding sequence ATGAGTAATGTCCGCCTGCGGAGACTAGCCGCCGATTATGAAAAACTGAAAGAATACGTGCGCCTGCATCCGCGGGTTTCACTGTTGCAGGTAGTCGGGGATCCTCCTGAGAAATTTCAACTGCAATACGTCATCAAAAGTGTCCGCATGCAGAACCAGGAAATCGTTCCCATCCAGAACCATACGGTGGAAATCTCGCTGCCTCGCAATTACCCCCGCACACCACCCCAGTGCCGGATGCTGACGCCGGTTTTTCATCCGAATATTGCACCGCATGCGATCTGTGTCGGAGATCACTGGAGTGCCGGTGAGTCGCTGCAGTCGATCATTATGCGGATCGGGGAGATCCTGGCCTACCAGAGCTACAATCTTAAAAGTCCGCTCAACGGGGAAGCGGCACGCTGGGCAGAAGAGAATTGTGATCAGTTTCCCCTGGATCGCGTCAGTCTGCTGCCAGAAGAAGAAGCACCGGCCAGGCCGGCACCTCAAACCAGACCAGCTCCACGAACAAGGCAGGCATCACAGACCAAAGCGGCACCACAAACCAAAACAGCTCCACAGGCGAATCCGGCATCAGAGGGATATAAAATCCTGGTTTGCCCCAACTGCGAAGCGAGATACCGTTTGCCGGAAACCTTTGATAAGAAAAAAGTTCGCTGTAAAAAATGTGAGGAAATCATCGACCTCTCTGGCGTCTGA
- a CDS encoding trypsin-like peptidase domain-containing protein, translating to MNSDSESVQHPDFRIAGEREAGVKCARCNQEVRQGELTARCTRCGAIHHQHCWMQYQCCGSYQCSQGSMSSSDQGQSLVISRDDLNQAEPLPVVNSYTDNAQAISEKPKQLWNKLALTAFIVALIGIPLFGILTGLIAMILGCIALVSHPTHKKGFALAVLGLLIGFVEMIGWSVGLYHFYGNPQATSISLNEYAFDDSALENMPDYLKRAMQSNVLIQVSNGLLSQGMGSGVILKKDAGQALIVTNRHVIDHDFNGTTDKAPDNYDELGKITVQTIGQLPVPASVKWIAPHGIDLAIISAPLAGGNISEAFWDRNDLPAIGADVFAVGNPHALGWTHSSGSISQYRKQTKGAFTYQIIQTTTPLNPGNSGGGLYDKNGLLIGINTMTGDKRFAEGLGFAISFKALLDLAPATFQLAARQGNPENKTTEEPDSKN from the coding sequence ATGAATTCCGACAGCGAATCTGTTCAACATCCTGATTTCCGCATCGCAGGCGAGCGGGAAGCGGGGGTGAAATGCGCGCGCTGTAATCAGGAGGTCAGGCAGGGAGAATTGACGGCCCGTTGCACCCGCTGCGGTGCGATTCATCATCAGCACTGCTGGATGCAATATCAATGCTGCGGCTCGTATCAATGCTCACAAGGTAGCATGTCCTCCAGCGACCAGGGCCAGTCCCTGGTCATTTCCCGCGATGATCTCAACCAGGCGGAGCCGCTTCCGGTTGTGAACAGTTATACGGACAATGCCCAGGCCATTTCTGAAAAGCCGAAACAGTTATGGAATAAACTGGCTCTCACAGCCTTTATTGTCGCTTTGATCGGGATACCGTTATTTGGCATCCTCACGGGACTGATTGCGATGATTCTGGGCTGTATTGCCCTGGTCTCTCATCCGACTCACAAAAAAGGTTTTGCCCTGGCGGTTCTGGGGCTCCTGATCGGCTTTGTGGAAATGATTGGCTGGTCTGTCGGGTTGTATCATTTTTATGGTAATCCACAGGCTACCTCCATTTCGCTGAATGAGTATGCCTTTGATGATTCTGCCCTGGAAAACATGCCCGACTATCTGAAACGGGCCATGCAGTCCAATGTTTTAATTCAGGTCAGCAACGGTCTGCTTTCCCAGGGAATGGGGAGCGGGGTCATCCTCAAAAAAGACGCCGGTCAGGCGCTGATCGTGACCAATCGGCACGTGATTGATCATGACTTTAATGGAACGACTGACAAGGCTCCTGACAATTATGATGAACTGGGCAAAATCACCGTGCAGACTATCGGTCAGTTGCCCGTGCCCGCCAGTGTCAAATGGATCGCCCCGCATGGAATCGACCTGGCGATTATTTCCGCTCCGTTGGCCGGCGGGAATATCAGTGAAGCGTTCTGGGATCGAAATGATCTCCCCGCCATCGGCGCCGATGTCTTTGCCGTCGGTAATCCGCATGCCCTGGGCTGGACCCATTCGAGCGGCAGTATTTCGCAGTATCGGAAACAGACCAAGGGGGCTTTCACCTATCAGATTATTCAGACGACGACTCCCCTGAATCCCGGTAATTCAGGCGGGGGTCTGTATGATAAAAACGGGCTGCTGATTGGCATCAATACTATGACGGGAGATAAACGATTTGCCGAAGGACTGGGGTTCGCTATCTCATTCAAGGCACTCCTGGATCTGGCGCCTGCCACGTTTCAACTTGCAGCACGACAGGGAAATCCGGAAAATAAAACTACGGAAGAGCCCGACTCCAAAAACTGA
- a CDS encoding RING finger protein, whose product MAENIVTCDCGVKVRLPSQNRGRAFQCPKCKQPIALTSDLNVLFGEPLDTSQTAVCPICQTEIQQGENCVKCPDCDQIHHQECWSEIGGCGTYGCQQAPAVDDSEKTTQAPLTAWGDTKVCPACGETIKSIALKCRYCQTSFSSSDPMSLNDLKDQYDRSDETRTMKNTIIGLFAFSMVGILAPLALIISLIYIIPKRKQLKQVGPVIAVLAWVSIGLNVFYTFLLFVFMILES is encoded by the coding sequence GTGGCAGAGAATATTGTAACCTGTGATTGTGGTGTGAAAGTCCGGCTTCCCAGCCAGAACCGGGGACGTGCGTTTCAGTGTCCGAAATGCAAACAACCGATCGCCTTGACATCCGACCTCAATGTGCTGTTCGGCGAACCATTGGATACCAGCCAGACCGCTGTCTGTCCCATCTGTCAGACTGAGATCCAGCAGGGAGAAAATTGCGTCAAATGTCCCGATTGCGATCAGATCCATCATCAGGAATGCTGGAGCGAAATTGGTGGCTGCGGAACGTATGGCTGCCAACAGGCTCCCGCCGTTGACGATTCCGAAAAGACAACGCAGGCGCCTCTGACCGCCTGGGGAGATACAAAGGTCTGTCCGGCCTGTGGTGAAACCATCAAATCAATCGCGCTGAAATGCCGTTACTGCCAGACATCCTTCAGTTCCAGCGACCCCATGTCGCTGAATGATTTAAAGGATCAGTACGACCGCAGTGACGAAACACGCACGATGAAGAACACCATTATCGGACTGTTTGCATTTTCCATGGTGGGGATCCTCGCGCCGCTCGCTCTGATCATCAGCCTGATCTATATAATTCCCAAAAGGAAACAACTCAAGCAGGTCGGACCGGTGATCGCCGTCCTGGCCTGGGTTTCCATCGGTTTAAACGTATTTTACACTTTTCTACTCTTCGTTTTCATGATCCTTGAAAGTTAG
- a CDS encoding FHA domain-containing protein, with the protein MSDSMKISTDDLHSPQVDEYVELQSFLRRDPGPINDRPWIVRVIFANWFYLALAGGAGGFTGWLILEPFFDDNVVREGEIDLGAALLFPVTAAFVGLFLGSAEGLICRNPLRALKSSVVSLAVGFIGGLIALIPTGIVFGIMSGIALSMMDNPVEGEMPGGMALLILMMGRAAGWSIISIPAGIGQGIALKEKKVIINGLVGAMLGGLIGGLLFDPISLVLVSDDGQATYSRAVGLTTVGIFVGLFIGLVEGWTKTAWVLMQKGPLAGKQFIIYKDTTVLGSSPKADIYLFKDDAIEPRHALIVNRGGRFEIEDCSTPDGTYVNGIPVTHTILQDKDQIVLGKTVLEFSFKENTN; encoded by the coding sequence ATGTCCGATTCGATGAAGATCTCCACCGACGATCTCCACTCACCTCAGGTCGATGAATATGTCGAATTGCAATCGTTTCTCAGAAGAGATCCCGGGCCCATCAATGATCGTCCCTGGATTGTGCGGGTCATCTTTGCTAACTGGTTCTACCTGGCCCTGGCTGGTGGAGCAGGCGGTTTTACAGGTTGGTTAATCCTCGAACCTTTTTTTGATGACAATGTCGTCAGGGAAGGGGAAATTGATCTCGGCGCTGCTCTGTTATTTCCCGTGACGGCTGCCTTCGTAGGACTGTTCCTGGGCTCTGCGGAAGGTTTGATCTGCCGCAATCCGCTGCGGGCCTTAAAGTCGAGCGTGGTTAGTCTCGCAGTCGGTTTTATTGGAGGGCTTATTGCGCTGATTCCTACCGGAATCGTGTTTGGCATCATGAGCGGTATCGCCCTGAGTATGATGGATAATCCGGTCGAGGGAGAAATGCCCGGCGGAATGGCACTGCTGATTCTGATGATGGGACGGGCGGCAGGCTGGAGTATCATCTCCATTCCAGCCGGGATTGGTCAGGGAATTGCACTTAAGGAAAAGAAGGTGATCATCAATGGCCTGGTGGGAGCCATGCTGGGTGGGTTGATTGGCGGGCTGCTGTTCGACCCGATCAGCCTGGTACTGGTCAGCGATGACGGGCAGGCAACTTACTCGCGCGCAGTTGGACTGACCACGGTCGGGATTTTCGTGGGCCTGTTCATCGGACTGGTGGAAGGCTGGACGAAAACCGCCTGGGTGCTGATGCAGAAAGGACCGCTCGCCGGCAAACAGTTCATTATTTATAAAGACACCACCGTGTTAGGCAGTTCACCCAAAGCGGATATCTACCTGTTTAAAGATGACGCCATCGAACCCCGGCACGCATTGATCGTCAATCGTGGCGGTCGGTTTGAAATTGAAGATTGCAGCACCCCGGACGGGACGTATGTGAATGGCATTCCCGTGACACATACCATCTTACAGGACAAGGACCAGATCGTTCTGGGCAAAACGGTCTTAGAGTTTTCTTTCAAGGAAAATACGAATTAA